From Juglans regia cultivar Chandler chromosome 9, Walnut 2.0, whole genome shotgun sequence:
GACTCTGGCCTAAAGAAGAGGTACACAaacaatttcttcttttctatttcagatTGATAAAAGGAACAAGATTCTTTGCTATTCGAAAAACTGTGTTCACCACTTCTTGGTAAGGGCTATGTAGTTTTTTCCCTCGCGCCTTTATATTATCAGAAGATTTTGAGCAAATTTTTTGCCTGTAGTTGATTTTTGGTGATTAATATTCACCAATAGATGCTCATTTAGCTCGGGCACTAAAATGTCCTTGAAATTGAGCATAACAATATCCAAATTCCTGAGCTAGTATAATAATAGGTCTAAACttgattttccaaaaatacataaatcaaatttagatttaggtgttgatttataattttcataaaagtaGAATGCACCATGCAGCCCATGAGTTTGCTATGGGGTCCTACATTTTTATTTAGATCTCTGTCTCTTGTATCTCCTGCAGGGGTAGATCTGAGTCGTGCTGTGCATCTAGTTCCAAAGCTTCCCGGGAGAAGCTGCGGAGGGATAGGCTGAATGACAAGTATTCTCTTGTttcattttcctctctctctctctctctctctctctctctctctctctctctctctctctctctcatgctttTATCTGTATCATAATCAGGTTTGTGGAACTGGGCTCTATTCTGGAGCCTGGAAGGCCTCCAAAAACAGACAAGGCTGCTATTTTAATTGATGCAGTCCGAATGGTGACTCAGTTACGGGGTGAAGCCCAGAAGTTGAAGGACTCAAATTCAAGTCTCCAGGAGAAGATTAAAGAGTTGAAGGTGAATTtgtgtttatttgaaattttcgaGGAGTTTGAGTACTTCTGTAAGGTTTATATGCTGTATGATTTATTCCATTCCACATTACCTTTTGCATATCCTCGAAAGTGCTGGTATGTTCAACAGATGGAGAAGGAAACATATGGGGTTTTATAAGGCCAGTTATCTTAAACTGCTTCCATACCTTGTATAGGTTGAGAAGAACGAGCTTCGCGATGAGAAGCAGAGGCTGAAGGTGGAGAAAGAAAAGTTGGAGCAGCAACTAAAGGCCATGAATGCACAGCCTAGCTTCTTGCCAGCCCCTCCAGCAATCCCTGCCGCATTTGCTTCTCAGGGCCAGGCCCCTGGCAACAAGTTGGTGCCTTTTATTGGTTACCCAGGAGTCGCAATGTGGCAATTCATGCCACCTGCTGCAGTGGATACTTCACAGGATCATGTACTCCGCCCACCTGTCGCTTAAGTTGGTAGTCATGATGATTTGGGTTCGAAGGCCGAACCAGTGTATTCGTTTTGCCATTGTTATTGCCTGTAATAGTTTTTGCTGAAGTCTGCTAAGTTGCAACTGGATTTGGTGGGTAACTTCATATGCTGTCCAAGGTACTTTAATGAATTGATGCGGATTTTCACATGTAAATGTTTAATAAGTTTGTCTGGCAACCtttgattctgttttgactGCTTTTGATAGAGGCTTCATGATTAGTGCGCCTTTTGAGTTTTCCGTAGGCTCCAAAACTTGAAGTGGATTTTGGCTCCACTGTAAGAGCGAAGGGTACATATTACTCCTTCGAaaagaaactgttttttttttttcccttttttcttttcacttctGAGCATTAGCATTGTATGGACTATCTTATTAGCTACATTTTGCctaatatcacactttttgCCTTTTACCTCTCTCCCTCAAAGCACAATCCCATTatccatataaatttcatataataataaaatattatttccgtttaaattatttcttatgtctggaaaaaaaaatttcatattttgcagATCCATCTCCCAACACACTTTCCCCTTCCTTTTGATCACACGCTATCTCTGAAATCTCATCTCCAAATAGAGCTTCTGCTAACTCGTGGTAGACTACTAGGGCAGCCAGTAAAATCTACCCATTCATGGTGGACCTCAGCCGGACATATGCAGCGAGGTTGAATTTCTTTTGGTCATGGGTGATGAATTGGGGGAAACTAGGGAACTTTGCAAGAGAGTCTAAGTTGAAAAAGTTCCGCACTTTAGGTTGGAAGAGTTGCGTCGGTGATGGAGACACAATCACAAGAGAAAGTACCAAGAAGGAGCTATGAAGAACAAATGTGGAGAATAAATTTTGGGACTTGGAGAAGAAATTTCGAGAGAGCTGTGAAGAA
This genomic window contains:
- the LOC108993453 gene encoding transcription factor ILR3, which produces MVSPENTNWLFDYDLIEDIPVTDGNFPAPNTGFSWPTQALNGSSNASVEIDVSLGDSDGVKDSGLKKRGRSESCCASSSKASREKLRRDRLNDKFVELGSILEPGRPPKTDKAAILIDAVRMVTQLRGEAQKLKDSNSSLQEKIKELKVEKNELRDEKQRLKVEKEKLEQQLKAMNAQPSFLPAPPAIPAAFASQGQAPGNKLVPFIGYPGVAMWQFMPPAAVDTSQDHVLRPPVA